In the genome of Raphanus sativus cultivar WK10039 chromosome 9, ASM80110v3, whole genome shotgun sequence, the window AAACATTGAAATACCGAGGGAGAAAACGATGATAATGTTTGTCGGAGACGGAATCGGACGGACAGTAATAAAAGCTAACCGCAGTGGCGCAGATGGATGGACAGCATTTAACTCTGCTACTGTGGGTAACTTTTCTTCATAATCctaaacattttcttttttttttttgaacttaaatcCTAAACATTTTCGCAGCCAGTTTATTACAGATCAGTATCTTAGCCATTATTGGAATCCATTTAACTTTCGTCTCTTTGTTATTTTATGTCCAGTCCATTACACGTTTTTGTTTATGCAGGCGTAAGAGGTAGTGGCTTTATAGCTAAGGACATATCATTCGTGAACGATGCTGGACCGACCAAGCACCAGGCTGTGGCGTTGCGTAGCGGGTCTGACCTCTCTGCTTTCTACCGATGCAGCTTTGAAAGCTACCAAGACACCATTTACGTCCACTCACACAAACAGTTCTATAGAGAATGTGATATTTATGGCACGGTCGATTTCATATTTGGTGACGCAGCGGCTGTGTTCCAGAACTGTAGTCTCCATGCTCGTAGACCAAACCTCAACCAGAGAATCACATATACTGCTCAAGGTCGAGAAGATCCCCGTCAGCCCACGGGTATTTCTATGATAAACTGCAGGATCTTGGCTGCTCCCGATTTGGTCCCTGTGAAGGCTAACTTCAAAGCATACTTAGGCCGTCCATGGCAACTATATTCTAGAACGGTTATTATAAAATCGTTTATTGATGATTTGATAGATCCTGCTGGATGGTTGGAGTGGAAAGACGATTTTGCTCTTGACACTTTATATTATGGAGAGTATATGAATGAAGGGCCCGGTTCGAACATGACAAACCGGGTCAAATGGCCTGGTTTTAAGCGTATCGAAACCGCAGTGGAAGCAACTCAGTTCACTGTTGGTCCGTTTATTGAAGGTGACAAATGGCTTAACTCTACAGGAATTCCTTTTACTCTTGATCTCTAAGCTTGATCTTATAGAAATcttgaaataatattaatatgtaaGCAAAATGTTTGCCAACACTTCATATATAGCAATTGTAAGTAAGGTGATCAAATCATTTTAGATTAATGTCTTTCCTCATTATAATGACTTATGACTTAGTCTTTAAACATACATCGATTTGATCGTAATAATCTAAGAACTCACAACATCACCTCACgatctctttaaaaaaaaaaaaaacttaccaaCAAAAAGTTGACATAATGGCTAAAATTCTTGAATCACCTAGTCGAGGTCTAAttgattatatgtttaaatttcgCTGGAAAGAATATGTTCTCttaaaagaataaatttataatgatatGGACCTCGTTCTCGAcggaaaatatatatgtataagctTTGGGATTCAGAACTTTTTAATCATTCAAGAAGATACAAAACTTgaagaaagattttttttttgttccgaAACGAGAAATAGagcaaaccttttttttttgccaaaatgtgaatatcatataaatatgaAATGGGTTtgtaaactttacaaaaaaggGAAAAACTATGTTAGGTTAACCttggcaaaaaaataaataaggcCAAGCTAACAGCAAAATTGGTATTTAAAAGAAAGCTACTCAAATCTGAGCCATTCTTGCATCAGGTGCTGGAACAGAGCAgtcttcttccttctccctAGAATGGCATCCCTGGTGAGGCGATCAATCTTTTTGAAGATGGACAGTGGTGGTTGGGAGATGTTGTCATGGAGGCGCTTGTTCCTTTCGGTCCAGAGGCAGGAGATCGTGGCTTGGGCAGTGATGCGCTTGAGCGGTAAGCTCACCACTGAGTCTCGAAACCTCATCCACTCCGAGAGAGCATTCCAAGAGTGGAACCCTCTATGAGAGTATCCTAACCTGCACATCACATAACTCCAAACAGTTTCACTGAACTCGCAACGGAGGAACAAATGGTCCCTGGTCTCATCCATTAAATTGCAGAGGCAACAAGCTGAGGAGATGTTCATGCCCCAACTGACTAGTCTAGCTCTAGTAGGGAGCCGATCTTGGTAAGCAACCCATGTAGTAAAAACATGACGAGGAATGTGACCTGTGAACCAAATATTTTGTGTCCATCGCTGTTCAGGGGCTCTGTTCCTTAACTGGTTCCAGGTTTTGCTAGCAGAGAACTCCTGCAACTCATTTCCACCCGTTTCCCACACATAAGAATCATCCGTAGCACTTAGCGTGGGCAGAGGAATGGTAGTGAGATGCAGTTGTAGCTCCTCAGCAGCCTGGGAACGTGCCCCCCTGAGTAACCAACCCTCATCGTTGCAGGCCTGTGCGACAGATGCATATTCTTCAATCTGGAGCTCTCTAGGACCTAAATCCCCAAAGCGCATGATGAGGGGTCCAAGCGGCGTCCACTTATCATACCAGAAGCTTATCTGCTGGCCGTTGTCCAGTTTTGCCTTAAGAAAGTGGTTTGCCAGACCCCGCAAGGAGAGTAGACTGCGCCAAAAAGATGAAGAGGCCTTGGATTCATCAATAGCCCAAAAGTTATAGTCTTTTATCTTGTACTCCTTAATCCAAGTTGCCCATAGTGAATCTTTGGTTGTGAAGAGCCTCTAGATCAGCTTGAGACACAAAGTTTTATTCCAATAGGATATATCTCGAAGTCCCAAACCACCCTCCTTCTTGGGGAGAGTCACAGCTTGCCAAGCTACCTTTGCAATACACTTCTTTGTTTCAGTACCGCCCCAAAGGAATTGAGAACAGAGAGATTCAATCTTCTTGATGCAGTTCTTAAGTAGAATGAAGGCTGATGTCCAGAAGTTGATGGAGCCATAAATGACTGAGGATAGGAGTTGCCTTCTTCCTGCAAAAGATAACGCTCTGGCCGACCAACAATTGAAGTTTGAGGAGAGCTTGTCGATTAGGGGCTTATAATCAGGGAGACGAAGCTTCCTATACATGAGAGGAAGTCCCAAGTACCTGATTGGCATGGATCCAATGGTGAAGCCTAGGCAAGAGATGTCTGCTGCTTCATCACTGTTCAAACCGGCAATGTAGAGCTCTGTTTTTGATCTGTTCATTCGCAAACCCGACCAAAGGGCAAAATCCTCCATTGTTTCAGCTATACATTGCACAAATTCAGCAGTACCATCCGCAAAGATCATCAAGTCATCAGCAAAAGACAGGTGAGTGACTTGAAGAGCTGATGTGTTGGGGTGGTAGCCAATAGACCCATCCAGATATCTCCTCCGTAACTGTTGTGTGAAGACTTCAAGGGCAATAACAAAGAGGTATGGCGAGAGAGGACAACCCTGCCGGAGTCCTCTGGTTCCCTTAAAGTAACCGCATGACTCTCCGTTTACAGCAACTGAAAAGCGTGTAGTAGTCAAACACTTCTTGATCAGATTCCTAAACCCCGGCGGGAATTCAAGAGCTTCAAGTGTGTAGAGGATAAAATCCCAATCGAGCGTGTCAAAAGCCTTTTGGAGGTCAACCTTTAGCATGCATCGTTTGGAGATTTTTTCCAGTTGTATCCTGAGACCAGCTCCGTGGCAAGAAGGACATTTTCCACCAGCAAGCGACCAGGTACGAAAGCTGATTGAGAAGTGGAGATCAGGGTCGGGAGATGATCCTTTAGCATGTTTGCTAACAGTTTTAAGGCAaccttatatattgtgttgcaGTAGGCTATAGGTCGAAACTCCGTAATCCTATTAGCATTGGCTTTCTTCGGTACCAGGATAAGGAGAGTCGCGTTCCATTGCTGAAGGAGTTCCCCAGTGGTCAAGAATTCCTTGACAGCATCAATAAGATCTCTGCCTACAGCCGTCCAGTTGCCAGTGAAGAATTTAGCTGGGTATCCATCAGGGCCAGGGGATTTATTTTTGGGAAGGGACAAGAAGGCTTTCTCAATCTCAAGGTCAGTGAACGGAGCTGCAAGAGAGGAGACGGTATCAGCAGAGCATTTGACCTGCATGATTGAAGCGATATCAGCAGGGGTGGAGGTTGTTTGCGTGTTGATTCCGCCAAGAAGTTGCTGAAAGTAATTGACAGCATGACTTTTTATGCCCTCAAGAGTGTCAATGATACGGTCATCAGAATCCAGAAGGAAGTGGATGTGGTTTTGGACCTGTCTTGCTCGGATTGCCCGATGAAAGAAAGCCGTGCCAGCATCACCCTCAACTGACCATTGCACTCTTGACCGTTGATGTAAGAAACGATCTTCAGCTTTAGCAAGATTGAACCACTTGGAGTGAGCAGCTCGCTATGCAGGTGCAGCACCTAATCTTGGTGAATTCAAGGAGACTTGCTGGCAATCAGTTAAGTGATGAAATGCCTCTTGAACCCGCTTTTCAAGGTCTGAAAATTTTTCTTTGTTGAAAGAACGAATAATAGGCTTCATTTCCTTGAGCTTCTTCGAGACACACAGCTGCTTCGACCCATCAAAAGGCATAGAGCTCCAGACAGCTTTAACAAGGTCATGAAAGTCTTGATGGGTGTTCAGGTGGGCAAAGAATCTGAAGGGGCGCTTCTGAGGAGGCTTGAGCTGATCAAGGAACACACAGCAAGGACTGTGATCAGAGATACCGGGCTTACCGAAGACCGCGATAGATTCCGGGAAGGAGCTAATCCAGTCGTCATTGCAGAGGATACGGTCTAGCTTTTTAGAGACAGAAGAGTTCGACCAAGTAAACGTGCTTCCACTAAACTGAAGATCAGCCAGTAAGCAGCGTTGAAGGCAGTCTCTGAAGTCACGCATGCCTCTGGTGGAGGTGTGATGGTTTGCTCGAGAGTGTTCTGAGGGACTGATGATTTCATTGAAGTCCCCCATCACAATCCAGGGGATACCGCATAACTGAGGCAAGCAGGAGATAGATTCCAGCTCACTCCATAGtagtcttctttcttttctgcaGTTAGAATCGTAGATAAAAGAAACTGCAAATTCACTGGCCTGAAATGGGAGTTTGACAGAGCAGGTGATCATCTGCAGGGACTTAGCAATAATTTTGACCTGCACATATGGCTTCCAGACAACCCAGATTTTTCCAAGAGTGGAGAAGTCGTAGTTTTCCTCTAGACACCAAGTGGGCAGGATGCTATTCATTATTGAAGGCGAATTAGGCTGCTGTACATGCGTCTCAACGAGACAACCAAAAATCGGATTGTATTTACGAATCCACTTCCTAAAACCCCGCCGTTTTACTGAGTCATTTATTCCACGTATATTCCAGCAAAACAGATCCATGGAGAGGTAGAAGGTTAGAGGGTTAAAGGGCCTCTAGCCCTAGCAGTTGCTTTCTCCCGCTTCTTGCGTCTCTTGGAGAAAAACTCAATGAAATCATCTTCCTCATCCGGTGGGATTTCGCCTTTCTCGATGGGTGAGGTGTCAGAGGAGGAAGTAGCAGAGTCAGAGCTAGTTTGAGGGAGCTCAGCGAAGCCAGCTTCGTCCAAGAGGTCAACATATAGGCTGCCTTTCGATAGATCATGCGATACTGAGACTGAGCTACCAGAGCGACCAAGGGAGCcagaggggggggggggggtcaGTGTCAGCAGGGAGTGGAGGTCGTGAGCTAGGAGGGACCACTTTCTCCTGGTTTGCAGCCACTTTGTCCTTGTAGGAAGCAACCATGCTTAGAGGAGCAGGAGGCAAGGGCTTTGCAGGGTTTGGTTTGCTAGTAGCCTTTGAGGGCTGACCAACAATAGGGAGAAGGCTTTTTATTGGCTTTTTGCCATCTCGTTTTTCACGCTTTCTTTTTCTCCAGCGTGATGGTTCGTTCGGGGACAAGAGGCCGTGACGTGCTTCACAGAGTTGCAGGTCAGGCAAGTTTTGGGAGCATTCTTGCAGCGGATGATAGTATGCCCAAACTTTTTGAAGAAGGAGTAGAGCGAAGGGAGCCAGGGGCTTGAGACTGCAATTCTCCTAGTGTCTCCATTTTCAAACCTCGCATTTACGAATTCTGGAAGTGGCTTCCTCGGGTCAATAACAGTATACACCTTAGCAACCTCTATATTGGTGAGGTTTTCTGTAGTAGGATGCAAGCACAGGGGTTTGCCAACCATTCCTGCAATCTCCTTCAGAGCATCTCTGTTGAAGAATTGAAGAGGGACTCCCGTGAACTCGAGCCAAACTAGAACCGTCTCTAGCTCAGGCTTGACTTGCTGGATACCCGGGGACCACTTTGTCACGAACATGGTTTGCCCATCGATTTGCCACAAACTTTGCTTTAGGATACGGCGTCTTGCATTAGGACATGGAACTCTGAAAAGGAACGCGTTACCTTCCATCTTGTTGACAGTGATATCACGTTTCTGACGACTCCAGATCCCATTGACAATGGCATGGGCATCACCTCTCGCTGGGGATTCTTCATAGAACTGTCCCAGTATGAAGTATTCCCAGGCTTTCTTGTTCTTCTCGACAACTGCATTAGGGATTGTAACACAGGATTCACCAGAGTCAAGGAGGAAAGGGGTTTCCTTTGGTTCGAGTTTGTCAGAAGCTTCCTTGACAAAACCCTTCCAGAGGTCCGCTGCAGAGGGAGGCTGGAGCGTAGGGAAAGATGCGGCTACCTCTTGGGAAGTAGGCGCTGCGTCGTTGGCCTCTGCGCTAGGAACAGGCGGGGAGCCCGTAGCTAGGGTTTCGAGAGGCGGGAGGACGGTTTGCTTAGCCAAGGTAGATTCGGGGTCCGCTTGGGTAGGCAGAGGGGTTTGAGGCTCCTGAGGCATGATTTCAGACTGAGGAGGCTAGGATCTGGGCTTCGATTTGGCGGCTGAAAAAGAATCAGGCGCCGCAGATTTCGAAGGATTCGGTGAGGAAGAGGAGGATTTGGTCATTCCAGAGGGGAGACGGCCGGAAGATTTgtttttggaagattttttgCGAGCCATGGAAGCGGGTGGGGGCCGCCGCCGAGATCGACAACGGTGGAGGAAGTAAGAGAGGGACCGCGTTTTTGGGAGAGAATTTTCGCTGCGCATGAGGCGCGTGCCACCTAAtgttaagctttttttttttttttttttttttaatagagcAAACCTTGAACTGAACACATACAACTAACTAGTTCATGATCTCGATGTGCGATCCGTATGTTTCGGTCTGGCACAACCAATCCACTATACTCTTcttgatcaaaaagaaaaaaaaaatccactaTACTCTGCAAACtacaatatttacaataaacaTATCAACAACTTAAACAGAGAAGTCAGACAAGTCCCGTTTATGTGTAGGGATCAATCACAAGTGATGAGTTGGTTGCTTAACCACAAACCGTCCTTATATTAAACTAGCTCTTCAACTTGACATTTAATCTTGGTTTAAGCTACcataaaaatgattttccaTCACCAAGTTACAATACTCCTGTAACGTTTTATAGTggttaatctctccttttcatCCGTTGATTTAATTgatccaaaagaaaagaaaaatacaaagttGCCGATTGTGGAGGACAGGAGGGTGATCAAATTGGTTTTACGTATGAGAAGGGTGCATGCATGTTAAACGATAAAGACGTTTGAACggattatttattaatatttgttactTACTTTCTTTTAACTCTTTGTTCAAAGTGGAATATTACAGCTAATACTAACTTCTTTTGAAAACAATCAGTGTTGTTTGTACCGTTCATAGCTAAACCCTAAAAGAAAGTAACTATCATCTTTTAATTATGTTCTCCCATTCTCATTATTTCTGCTTCTATCATATCAAacaaatagatttttaattttggagctttgtttaattttattttatttggtaattttgacgtgctttttatatattaaataaataaaaaggttgGACTGAATCTGTAAACAACATTTTTTAGAACATAAAACATGCGTAAACTCAAGTTTTGGGagttaataattaatattttgactGAAGCTGGTGCCCTGtttatttggaaattttatACATCGATGCATTTTACGTATTTTGTGTAAAATCATGATGCATttaatatgtatctttaaaataatttattcaaattaGAGAAAGACGTCCATACTCATATGTTTATGTGAGAATACATTTACCATAAGTTGAAAGAATTACCATTGTCTAGAGGAAATGAGGTTGATGAGTaaagtaattaatattattCCTTGGTcaaaaaagtaatattattcGCAGTCTCTCTATTATTTTAATCTTCGCCTCTATATCATTAGTTACCTTTAAGGGTTTATATAAGACCACAAGCTCTCACTAcaatcttgaaaaaaaaaatgcataatCCAAGTAGAAAAACGTCGGACCACATAAATCTCAACATACTAGCATTGACCTTTCACCTAATCTTCTTAATATCCACCGTTCATTCACAATCCACGCAGCGTCTAGCCGAACACAATAACATCACTGAGCTCATCGTCGCTACTTTAAACCAAACCATCTTAAACGTCAATGTCTCTTACACTACCTTCTACAACCTCCATAAACGTCTTGGTCCAAACATAGCTCACCGTTACCACTGCGCATTCGAAGACTGTCTCGGTCTACTCGATGACACTATCTTCGATCTTGAAACTGCAATCTCCAAGCTCCAAACTTCCTCTCTTGGGGCCCACGACGTTAATATGTTGCTCAGCGACGCTATGACGAATCAAGACACGTGTCTTGAGGGTTTCACGACAAGTGGAATTcatgaaaataataatgataacaCGTATAAATTGACGGATAGCTTGAAGGATAGCATCTTGGAGATCTCTAGCAACCTCAGTAACTCTCTGCGCATGCTGCAGACAATTCCAGGGCATGAACACTCCCCGGAAGCATTTGAGGTTGACGTTGAGTTCCCGAGTTGGGTCTTAGAGGATGACAAGAGACGACTTCACGCTCCGGTGGAAAAAACTAAGTTTGATCTCATGGTGGCTAAAGACGGTACCGGAAACTTCTTCACCATCAACGATGCGGTCTCGGCCGCTCCTAACTCGAGTGTAACAAGGTACACATACATCTTACCTCAACGCAGTAAAGCACCAACGTTAACATTTggaacaaaattataaaatgcaaAATCTATATTggtactattttatttattattctcaAGTAATACCAGTAGTGAAATTGGTGATGTTGgaacaaagaaaatatatgtacATGCATGTTTTGGTTTATCAATGTTGATAATATATGATggtttttactttctttttttgtcaaatgtCATTTATGAAAATTTCATGATGTCATTGTTTTTTCTTCAACTTTTTGGTTCTAATATGCACCAACATTAACATTTTGAACAAAGTTTTAAAAATGCAAATCTATATtagtacatatttttatttatttattattctcaAGTAACACAAGTTGTAAAATTGGTGATATttagtacaaagaaaaaatatgcaCTTGCATGTTTTCGGTTTTCGGTATATCATGTTTTCGGTTTATCAATGTtgatatatatgaaaaaaaaaaaaaaaaaaaaaaaaaaaaaaaaaaaaaaaaaaaatgttgatatatatgattttttctttcaaatgttatatatgaatttgGCCATGTCATTGTttttcgttttaatttttttttgaactttattcctttttcattaatttattgttttaatatacTCTTCAAATCTTTAACAggtttttgatatatataaaacGTGGGGTATACTTTGAGAACGTCGAGATACCGAAGAAGAAGACAATGATAATGTTTGTGGGAGACGGTATCGGAAGAACAGTCATAAAAGCAAACCGCAGGAATGGTATCTTGAAAACATTTCAAACTGCTACCGTAGGTTAGCCTTTGATCAAAATACTTtgcctttttcttttaaatgctAATTGCCAAACATCGTCAATAAATATCTAGAAAAAGAAGTTGCTTATAACGAGTAACGATTCTAGTTTTATGGCGCCGTCCAGGTGGGCACATTCTTGATTTCTTATCGGTTTAGGCTGAGGCCGAATTATATGTCGAGCCCaaataaaatccaaattttctttcttcaaaaaataaatctaaCCTAATGTTTTTTTGGTACAAAATCCAACCTAATGATATCTTCATATTATATATGGTTGTAGTATAACGAGTAACTAGTAGACAATTGTTCATGCAGGCGTGAAAAGTGAAGGGTTCATAGCTAAGGATATATCATTCGTGAATTTTGCTGGACCGTCACCACAAGCCGTGGCATTGCGAAGCAGCTCTGACCACTCTGCTTTCTACCGTTGCTCTTTCGAAGGCTACCAAGACACCCTTTATGTCTATTCAGGCAAACAGTTCTATAGAGAATGTGATATATATGGTACGGTCGATTTCGTATTCGGTAACGCGGCTGTTGTGTTCCAAAACTGTAGTCTTTATGCTCGTAAACCAAACCCTGGGCAGAAAATCACATACACTGCTCAAAGCCGCAATGTATCGTACGATCCTACAGGTATCTCTATGATTAACTGTAGATTCTTGGCCGCGGCTGATTTGATCCCTGTAAAAGGAAGCTTCGAGGCGTACTTAGGTCGACCGTGGAAAAACTTCTCTAGGACGATCATCATGAAATCGTTTATTGACGATCTGGTTGTTCCTGCCGGATGGTTGGAGTGGAATACAACTGTTAGTCTCGAAAACCTATATTATGGAGAGTACATGAATTATGGACCTGGTTCGAGCACGACAAACCGGGTCCATTGGCCTGGCTATAAACGCATCAACGCAACGGAAGCAACCCAATTCACAGTTGGTCCATTTATTAATGGTGGGACGTGGCTTAATTCAACCGGCATCCCATTTAATACTGGTTTTTAATCACATATTGGATTGTAAACATGAGATCAAGTCACTTAGACTTGTACCTAAACAATTAATATGATCATCattctataaaaaattattactgCAGGTCCGGTGTGTGTGTATTTATATATCCAACTCGAAAAAATGATAAATACCCTAGCCAGTGagaataaatcatatatatacatttaatggtctattaaatttctcaaattttCAGTCTAATTTATCGTGAGTATATAACCGTATACGCATATAGTATCACTAAAGTAAACTAAAATTTAGTCAAAGAAATTTAAtttcgaaaatatgaaaattaattttgagaTAAAAGTTATAGCCTTTACCATCTGTTTTCTTGGCTGTTCTCGATAATTGGAGAAACTTTTACAAAGAAGCAGGAAAAGGAGAATAAGAACATGAATCCAAAGTTAGTTTTGCTATTTATAGATAACGTGTTTTGTTCTGGGGGTCACGAGGCATGTGGAATCATCACAGGAACGCACATGATAAGTATGACATTCCCATCCTCTccattattatttttcagtGCTACTCTTCATACCTATATATATAGCTTATACATGTGCATATAGAGAGATATAGGGTTTGAATAttgctaaaatatttttttaaaaatattgctACAATATGTAACCAACATTATCCATATGTGGTTTGGGAGTTGGTGCTCGATTAATTTCCAGTTTGAATATGAGCCATGAGCTGCCCGTGATTGTTTTTTAACTGTCCCGTCCACAAATGCCATGATACGTTTGACACCAATTACAGAAATTAAATTATGATGCGAAAGCATTTTATTggtttgtttatgtttcttttagtgtttatctttctttatGCCAAACAAAAGcattgattataaaataattatatgtatatctttttgcaaaatgatatgtatatatttaatactttAGATTAgtattttttcagaaaaattgAAAGGATGTGGTTTGCCTTGTTACATCATTATTGCATACTTCTTCCATTTCTATTTATAAGTTGTTTTGGTTAAATACTATCTAAAgatactttgttttttttttttacggcaaacggctattctattactcaaacttgaggtggtctgggtaaccagaccggaatagaacaaccaataaaatgtaacttcctatggaaggatctagctgtTTTAGCTAAAAAGTCTGAAATCTGATTACGCGCTCTAGGAACATAAGAAATCTTGAAGTCGGGGAAGCATATCAGCAGTGTCTATATCCTCTCTAGCTCCGTAGCAAAACATGGCCAAGCATGAGGTTCCCTGATCATCGCAATCAAGTCCTTGCAGTCTGTTCCAAAGTTCTGGCAAGTTGAATGttgaagcatattctccatcgcccaTCGCAATGCTTCCAATTCTGAGTGCAGAGCCGATTCTCTTCTATGAAAATTCTGTGATCCCATGAGTTGCGTGTTTCCCCCACTGTCCAACCAGACCCCTCCACATCCACTAAATTGAGCCTGAGATGTCCAAGATCCATCCAGCAAACAAATATTACCCAAGCTTATGACTTGAGGTTCCTCTACATTACTCTCTTGTACCGCTGATGGTACCGTTTCATTAGCATTAAACCAGGCTTGACACTCACTCTCAGCGTGTCGTACTAGCTCCAGAGGATCTCTATCTATGCCCCTAAAAAGTTTATCGTTTCGAGCCTTCCAGATATACCAAATCAGCCAGGGATAAGGATCCCTGTCTTGTTCTGGTTCAAGCATGCCATTCTTTTCCCAGAAGAGGTAGTTCATATTCGTGTATATACTTGGTGCTGGAAATACAGCCGGGCTCGTCGGAATTGACGAATGAAGCCAAACCTGTAGTGCAGGTGGGCATTCGAAAATATCATGTGTTGCTGATTCCTCTGGCTCACCACATCTTGGGCAGTAATTATCGCATCTCATATTACGCCTCACAAGATTTCTCGTTACTGCCACTTGACCAGTTAACAATTGCCATATAAGATGACAAATTTTCTTTGGCGcctttatcttccaagcaaaggcttgaagTTTTGTAATACTTGGTTCTACCACTTCTTTTTCGCCTGCATCCTTCAAAAGATTTTGGGCAACCCAATATCCAGATTTAACCGTATATGGACCATTTTTTGTGAAGTTCCAACAAAATGTGTCAGGCCTATGAGTTGTGCTTATGGCCAAACTCCGTATAAGTGGTATGTCAGCAGGGCTAACATAT includes:
- the LOC108827175 gene encoding probable pectinesterase/pectinesterase inhibitor 39, with protein sequence MHNPSRKTSDHINLNILALTFHLIFLISTVHSQSTQRLAEHNNITELIVATLNQTILNVNVSYTTFYNLHKRLGPNIAHRYHCAFEDCLGLLDDTIFDLETAISKLQTSSLGAHDVNMLLSDAMTNQDTCLEGFTTSGIHENNNDNTYKLTDSLKDSILEISSNLSNSLRMLQTIPGHEHSPEAFEVDVEFPSWVLEDDKRRLHAPVEKTKFDLMVAKDGTGNFFTINDAVSAAPNSSVTRFLIYIKRGVYFENVEIPKKKTMIMFVGDGIGRTVIKANRRNGILKTFQTATVGVKSEGFIAKDISFVNFAGPSPQAVALRSSSDHSAFYRCSFEGYQDTLYVYSGKQFYRECDIYGTVDFVFGNAAVVFQNCSLYARKPNPGQKITYTAQSRNVSYDPTGISMINCRFLAAADLIPVKGSFEAYLGRPWKNFSRTIIMKSFIDDLVVPAGWLEWNTTVSLENLYYGEYMNYGPGSSTTNRVHWPGYKRINATEATQFTVGPFINGGTWLNSTGIPFNTGF
- the LOC108827174 gene encoding probable pectinesterase/pectinesterase inhibitor 40 — its product is MIHLKREPKYIVTLSLLLPFTFLLIFLSTDVSSHSPPTLHKTQRLTSSGNIAELLVATLNETISKVNLSSSNFSDLQKSLGSNLTHRDRCAFGDCLELLDDSVFDLTTAISEFQSPSPDLYSVSMLLSATMTNTRTCLDGFASSDDDDGNSKTYGVGESMKESLFNISRHVRESLAMLENIAEKLENNIRLPTWVDRKLFQDPTDETKFDLVVSQNGTGNFTTIGEAVSAAPNSSETRFVICIKYGVYLENIEIPREKTMIMFVGDGIGRTVIKANRSGADGWTAFNSATVGVRGSGFIAKDISFVNDAGPTKHQAVALRSGSDLSAFYRCSFESYQDTIYVHSHKQFYRECDIYGTVDFIFGDAAAVFQNCSLHARRPNLNQRITYTAQGREDPRQPTGISMINCRILAAPDLVPVKANFKAYLGRPWQLYSRTVIIKSFIDDLIDPAGWLEWKDDFALDTLYYGEYMNEGPGSNMTNRVKWPGFKRIETAVEATQFTVGPFIEGDKWLNSTGIPFTLDL
- the LOC108825037 gene encoding uncharacterized protein LOC108825037, with protein sequence MNSILPTWCLEENYDFSTLGKIWVVWKPYVQVKIIAKSLQMITCSVKLPFQASEFAVSFIYDSNCRKERRLLWSELESISCLPQLCGIPWIVMGDFNEIISPSEHSRANHHTSTRGMRDFRDCLQRCLLADLQFSGSTFTWSNSSVSKKLDRILCNDDWISSFPESIAVFGKPGISDHSPCCVFLDQLKPPQKRPFRFFAHLNTHQDFHDLVKAVWSSMPFDGSKQLCVSKKLKEMKPIIRSFNKEKFSDLEKRVQEAFHHLTDCQQRAAHSKWFNLAKAEDRFLHQRSRVQWSVEGDAGTAFFHRAIRARQVQNHIHFLLDSDDRIIDTLEGIKSHAVNYFQQLLGGINTQTTSTPADIASIMQVKCSADTVSSLAAPFTDLEIEKAFLSLPKNKSPGPDGYPAKFFTGNWTAVGRDLIDAVKEFLTTGELLQQWNATLLILVPKKANANRITEFRPIAYCNTIYKVALKLLANMLKDHLPTLISTSQSAFVPGRLLVENVLLATELVDLQKAFDTLDWDFILYTLEALEFPPGFRNLIKKCLTTTRFSVAVNGESCGYFKGTRGLRQGCPLSPYLFVIALEVFTQQLRRRYLDGSIGYHPNTSALQVTHLSFADDLMIFADGTAEFVQCIAETMEDFALWSGLRMNRSKTELYIAGLNSDEAADISCLGFTIGSMPIRYLGLPLMYRKLRLPDYKPLIDKLSSNFNCWSARALSFAGRRQLLSSVIYGSINFWTSAFILLKNCIKKIESLCSQFLWGGTETKKCIAKRLFTTKDSLWATWIKEYKIKDYNFWAIDESKASSSFWRSLLSLRGLANHFLKAKLDNGQQISFWYDKWTPLGPLIMRFGDLGPRELQIEEYASVAQACNDEGWLLRGARSQAAEELQLHLTTIPLPTLSATDDSYVWETGGNELQEFSASKTWNQLRNRAPEQRWTQNIWFTGHIPRHVFTTWVAYQDRLPTRARLVSWGMNISSACCLCNLMDETRDHLFLRCEFSETVWSYVMCRLGYSHRGFHSWNALSEWMRFRDSVVSLPLKRITAQATISCLWTERNKRLHDNISQPPLSIFKKIDRLTRDAILGRRKKTALFQHLMQEWLRFE